A stretch of Pontibacter akesuensis DNA encodes these proteins:
- a CDS encoding ArdC family protein produces the protein MNSYQKLDQLAQQVTSEIMAQLEQGKVPWQKPWTSYGLPKNYLSGRHYEGFNAFYLHYITEERNFTTPYFLTFKQAQELGGHVRKGEKGTPVIYWKTSKGKAGKSAAGQEEEEKEGHAKTFVPFIWTVFNLDQVEGVDFALPAPLERTEVQLLAACQRVVEHFPLPQPRIAHGGLQAYYAPETDRVQLPERKRFNSSQAYHATLFHELIHATGHPARLNRFRDQGKAGRFGDENYGKEELIAEMGASFLCAFTGIKEEVFHNSVAYLQGWMRVFKADRTMLVYASARAFKAATFILGLQAAENREGLPAVAA, from the coding sequence ATGAACTCATATCAAAAGCTAGATCAACTGGCGCAGCAGGTAACAAGTGAAATAATGGCGCAGCTGGAGCAGGGAAAAGTACCCTGGCAGAAGCCATGGACCTCTTATGGGCTACCAAAGAACTACCTCTCCGGCAGGCACTACGAAGGCTTCAACGCCTTTTACCTTCACTACATCACCGAAGAAAGAAATTTCACCACGCCCTACTTCCTCACCTTTAAACAGGCGCAGGAGCTGGGTGGGCACGTGCGGAAGGGCGAGAAGGGAACCCCTGTCATCTATTGGAAAACCAGTAAGGGGAAAGCGGGGAAAAGCGCTGCCGGCCAGGAGGAGGAGGAAAAGGAGGGGCACGCCAAAACGTTCGTTCCGTTTATCTGGACCGTGTTCAACCTGGACCAGGTGGAAGGCGTGGATTTTGCCCTGCCCGCTCCCCTGGAGCGCACTGAGGTGCAGCTATTGGCAGCCTGCCAGCGCGTGGTGGAGCACTTTCCCCTGCCGCAGCCCCGCATCGCGCACGGTGGTTTACAGGCCTACTACGCCCCAGAAACGGATAGGGTACAGCTGCCGGAACGAAAGCGCTTTAACTCCTCCCAAGCCTACCACGCCACCCTGTTCCACGAGCTGATCCATGCCACAGGTCACCCCGCCCGGCTCAACCGCTTCAGGGATCAGGGGAAAGCCGGCCGCTTCGGAGACGAGAACTACGGCAAAGAAGAGCTGATCGCCGAGATGGGCGCCTCTTTCCTCTGCGCCTTCACCGGCATCAAGGAAGAAGTGTTCCATAACTCCGTTGCCTACCTGCAGGGCTGGATGCGTGTTTTCAAGGCGGACAGGACAATGCTTGTCTACGCCAGCGCCAGGGCTTTCAAAGCGGCTACCTTTATTCTGGGCCTGCAGGCGGCGGAAAACAGGGAAGGGTTGCCCGCCGTGGCCGCCTGA
- a CDS encoding beta-barrel fold lipoprotein, whose protein sequence is MKTRYSLPSLLLFALVLTGCKDSQHGDPLPETATFRVDLQQTGGYEKFTKIVRISGGDFEDTDTGEPMPTVLYNEDLEGGSYSYEAEGVGELDISTTVGFSPVADAPAAMAMKITVSRNGEVIDESTYLYDQDSDAVNKELSYKAN, encoded by the coding sequence ATGAAAACACGCTACAGTCTCCCCTCCCTTTTATTATTTGCCCTGGTGCTTACCGGTTGCAAAGATTCCCAGCACGGTGATCCGCTGCCTGAAACGGCTACCTTCCGTGTGGACCTGCAGCAAACGGGCGGGTATGAGAAGTTCACGAAAATTGTCCGGATAAGCGGCGGTGATTTCGAGGATACCGACACCGGCGAGCCCATGCCGACCGTGCTCTACAATGAGGACCTGGAGGGTGGCAGCTATTCCTACGAGGCCGAGGGCGTGGGCGAATTGGACATCAGCACCACTGTGGGCTTCTCCCCTGTTGCCGACGCTCCCGCCGCGATGGCCATGAAGATAACAGTTAGCCGAAACGGGGAGGTTATTGACGAAAGCACCTATCTGTATGATCAGGACTCGGATGCTGTAAACAAAGAGCTAAGCTACAAGGCTAACTGA
- a CDS encoding DUF3991 domain-containing protein, whose amino-acid sequence MTTFREFREKVPITQVAESLGYQVNLQKGKRRLEYKHPDGDTVIISNPHDCARQLYFNRDGSVDRGSVIDFVANRLPRFNEVYQSQAEGINKVLARLAHEPQPVKPFFAPPPPKAFTTSRYAPEPVSLERLHYLTKERGLLPETVEKFLPFLRLVKDTAKAPDKSYANIAFPLTRAGSTEVVGYDLRNYGFKSVAAGSDRRSGSWIADFAGAPARTRNVYFGENPIDIMSFYQLKRKEIDLASSVFISFGGGIARHQVKLALEQWPLAAKHTLFDNDYQGRVYDIVLASAISGRETSFKKQSDSLLFNVSGRLFELPVPKLSLSAFERESGVRSGLHVHKARGMKDFNDMLHPSLSPLKPVFSARR is encoded by the coding sequence ATGACTACCTTCAGAGAATTTCGGGAGAAAGTGCCCATCACCCAGGTGGCGGAGTCGCTGGGTTACCAGGTGAACCTGCAGAAGGGGAAGCGCCGTCTGGAGTACAAACACCCGGACGGGGACACGGTGATCATCAGCAATCCCCATGACTGCGCCCGGCAGCTGTACTTTAACCGGGACGGCAGTGTAGACCGGGGCTCTGTGATTGACTTTGTAGCCAACAGACTCCCCAGGTTCAACGAAGTATACCAATCCCAGGCGGAAGGCATCAACAAAGTGCTCGCGCGTCTTGCCCATGAGCCGCAGCCTGTTAAACCATTCTTTGCCCCTCCCCCACCGAAGGCGTTCACAACAAGCCGCTATGCACCCGAGCCGGTAAGCCTGGAAAGACTCCACTACCTCACCAAAGAGCGCGGGCTTTTACCTGAGACTGTGGAGAAATTCCTTCCCTTCCTTCGCCTTGTGAAGGATACGGCAAAGGCACCTGATAAATCCTATGCCAATATCGCCTTCCCGCTCACCAGGGCGGGCAGCACTGAGGTGGTGGGATATGACCTAAGGAACTACGGATTCAAGAGCGTAGCCGCCGGCTCGGACCGCCGGAGCGGCTCCTGGATAGCGGACTTCGCCGGCGCGCCGGCGCGCACCCGCAACGTCTACTTTGGGGAGAACCCCATTGACATCATGAGCTTCTACCAACTCAAGCGAAAGGAAATAGACCTGGCCTCCTCCGTGTTTATTTCGTTCGGCGGCGGTATCGCCCGCCACCAGGTGAAGCTGGCGCTGGAGCAGTGGCCACTGGCGGCCAAGCACACGCTGTTTGACAACGATTACCAGGGCCGGGTGTACGACATCGTGCTGGCCTCTGCCATCTCCGGCAGGGAAACCTCCTTTAAGAAGCAGTCCGACAGCCTGCTGTTCAATGTGAGCGGCCGCCTCTTTGAGCTACCCGTACCCAAGCTAAGCCTAAGTGCCTTTGAGCGGGAATCAGGCGTACGCTCGGGCCTCCACGTGCACAAAGCCCGTGGCATGAAAGACTTTAACGACATGCTTCACCCGTCCCTGTCGCCCTTGAAACCTGTTTTTTCGGCCAGGAGGTGA
- a CDS encoding DUF4099 domain-containing protein produces MHFDIKDLPYAQFEKLGLSRKDVLDMKPENLASMLSGNRTSLMTLHLELSGGQRVEADVKLSLFRNPDNSLSIQVHPVRAHVRNDIGATEKEIEQLKRGELLLRDHTAKNGETEKHFFQLDPETNEIVRARVRDFVVPSAIKDVVLSADQKERLRQGKVVELETKDTNQIIRARVDLTQPRGFTASAETPQQGISRSEGEVKPPGPKR; encoded by the coding sequence ATGCATTTCGACATAAAGGATTTACCGTATGCCCAGTTTGAGAAGTTGGGACTAAGCAGGAAGGATGTCCTGGACATGAAGCCGGAAAACCTTGCCAGCATGCTGTCCGGTAACCGCACAAGCCTGATGACGCTCCACCTGGAGCTTAGCGGCGGCCAGCGGGTTGAGGCCGATGTAAAGCTTTCGCTTTTCCGAAACCCCGACAACTCCCTCTCGATACAGGTGCATCCAGTGCGGGCGCACGTCCGAAACGACATCGGTGCCACTGAAAAGGAAATAGAGCAGCTCAAGCGGGGCGAGCTCCTGCTCCGCGACCACACCGCCAAAAACGGGGAAACGGAGAAGCACTTCTTTCAGCTTGACCCCGAGACAAACGAAATCGTCCGGGCCAGGGTGCGCGACTTCGTAGTACCCAGCGCCATCAAGGACGTGGTGCTCTCCGCCGATCAGAAGGAGCGGCTGCGCCAGGGCAAGGTGGTGGAGCTGGAGACGAAAGATACAAACCAAATTATTCGGGCCCGCGTGGACCTGACCCAGCCAAGGGGCTTTACTGCCAGCGCGGAAACGCCGCAGCAGGGAATCAGCCGCTCGGAGGGCGAGGTGAAGCCGCCCGGCCCTAAGCGCTGA
- a CDS encoding M23 family metallopeptidase — protein sequence MLKLCLISLLLCCAWQALGQFNTVRKVKRLPSVEVIPPPEQGFRSDIADLAVPDSTSQAKLVLTLSMPLQRPVTNSPYGQRADPLSGKIAMHWGVDFRADRDTVLAIMPGRVKEIGYSRGLGNYIEVEHGAYSSVYGHLSLILVRESAVVPAGAALAITGSTGRSTGEHLHFTLKHRGRTVNPTPYLNAIYRRIEGGRLSNQP from the coding sequence ATGTTAAAACTTTGTTTGATTTCGTTGCTGTTGTGCTGTGCCTGGCAGGCGCTCGGTCAGTTCAATACCGTCCGGAAGGTGAAGCGCTTGCCCTCCGTTGAGGTGATCCCGCCACCGGAGCAGGGATTCAGGTCGGATATCGCGGACCTTGCAGTGCCGGATAGCACCAGCCAAGCGAAGCTGGTGCTGACGCTCTCCATGCCCCTGCAGCGGCCTGTCACCAACAGTCCGTACGGGCAGCGGGCAGACCCGCTATCCGGCAAAATAGCCATGCACTGGGGAGTTGACTTCAGGGCCGACCGGGACACCGTGCTAGCCATTATGCCTGGCAGGGTGAAGGAGATCGGCTACAGCCGGGGGCTGGGCAACTATATCGAAGTGGAGCATGGGGCCTACAGCAGCGTTTACGGCCACCTTTCCCTAATTCTTGTACGGGAGTCGGCGGTGGTACCGGCTGGCGCGGCGCTGGCCATCACCGGCAGCACGGGCCGCAGCACAGGCGAGCACCTGCACTTTACCCTCAAGCACCGGGGACGAACGGTTAACCCCACCCCGTACCTAAATGCCATCTACCGCCGCATTGAAGGCGGCAGGCTATCGAACCAACCTTAA
- a CDS encoding helix-turn-helix domain-containing protein, whose translation MNITLSDIGEKLIFLRTSLGLSQKNIADAMGVSQTQISKMENGKGGSIDLLLQVFEFYGSTHQVKFVFTDAFEIVMPPQDPTTTLYNNIALEKLTLLEGEISHQFSEVKKLLRLVR comes from the coding sequence ATGAACATCACCTTGTCCGATATTGGCGAGAAGCTAATCTTTCTCCGCACGTCCCTGGGCCTCTCACAGAAGAACATTGCCGACGCCATGGGCGTGAGCCAAACGCAGATTTCCAAGATGGAGAACGGCAAGGGGGGCAGTATCGACCTGCTCCTGCAGGTTTTCGAGTTCTACGGCAGCACCCACCAGGTTAAGTTCGTTTTTACCGATGCCTTTGAGATCGTTATGCCGCCGCAGGACCCCACTACGACACTTTACAACAACATCGCCCTGGAGAAGCTTACGCTGTTGGAGGGCGAAATTTCCCACCAGTTCAGCGAGGTGAAGAAGCTCTTAAGGTTGGTTCGATAG
- a CDS encoding type IV secretory system conjugative DNA transfer family protein, whose translation MDESSDIKKLYTFLQGLIYVSLFTEFTVLILSHHPVLAVAAPVLEKLGRIPIYDNIYYSKAFTFLLIVIVSIGTKGQKSLSHSRVKHIFLPLVLGIGLFLGAGVFYFYVTPDVLLYGVTVFEAGYMAFSLIGAVLIHVALDNVSKHIQGGLLKDKFNVENESFEQSRKLMETPYSVNIPMHFYYRRKINKGWLNIVNPFRATLLIGTPGSGKSFSVVNPFIKQLLAKGFSMAVYDFKFPDLGRIAYYHYLVNKKRGVLKQHKFHVVNFNSVEHSRRFNPLKPEYLPTLADATETAEALLQSLTRNDKESGAAQFFTQSAVNFLASCIFFLSRHDGGRYSTFPHVMAFINQGYDEIFDLLFTEPQLMSLLSPFRTAYINKAFDQLEGQIGTLKINIGRLATKETFWVLSGDDFELKITNPEAPSVLVIANDPSTQSINSACNALILNRLTKLINSKGNIPCGLIVDESPTLYVHKVENLIATARSNKIAVLLGLQELPQLRQQYGREAADTICSVAANVLSGSVRNRETLDWLEKIFGRVRQQKQGLSIDRNHTSISINEEMGSLIPASKIANLRAGELVGQVAFDHAVYDGQHVSSTYNCKIALDLKSILKEEEAYVDMPIFYKFGSAASRSAKLENNFIRINRDIASLVARFQA comes from the coding sequence ATGGACGAATCAAGCGACATCAAGAAGCTGTACACCTTCCTGCAGGGGCTTATCTATGTTTCCCTGTTTACCGAGTTTACTGTGCTTATCCTCTCACACCACCCGGTACTTGCTGTGGCGGCGCCAGTGCTCGAGAAGCTGGGTCGCATCCCGATCTACGACAACATCTATTACTCCAAAGCATTCACCTTTCTGTTGATCGTGATCGTATCCATCGGGACCAAAGGGCAGAAGAGTTTAAGCCATAGCCGGGTAAAGCACATCTTCCTGCCGCTGGTGCTGGGCATTGGGCTGTTCCTGGGAGCCGGGGTATTCTACTTCTACGTGACGCCGGACGTGCTGCTTTACGGCGTGACGGTGTTTGAGGCGGGCTACATGGCTTTCTCGCTTATAGGGGCTGTGCTTATCCATGTGGCCCTCGATAATGTCTCCAAGCACATCCAGGGCGGCCTGCTAAAGGATAAGTTCAACGTGGAGAATGAGTCGTTTGAGCAAAGCCGCAAGCTAATGGAAACGCCCTACTCGGTCAACATCCCGATGCACTTCTACTACCGCCGCAAGATCAACAAAGGCTGGCTCAACATCGTCAACCCGTTCCGGGCTACGCTGCTGATCGGCACGCCGGGATCCGGTAAGTCCTTCTCGGTAGTGAACCCGTTTATCAAGCAGTTATTGGCCAAAGGCTTCTCGATGGCCGTGTACGACTTCAAGTTTCCCGACCTTGGCAGGATCGCCTATTATCACTACCTGGTCAATAAGAAGCGGGGCGTGCTGAAGCAGCACAAGTTCCATGTGGTGAACTTCAACAGCGTCGAGCACAGCCGCCGCTTTAACCCGCTAAAGCCCGAGTACCTGCCCACGCTGGCCGATGCCACGGAGACAGCCGAGGCGCTCCTGCAGTCACTCACCAGGAACGACAAGGAATCGGGCGCGGCGCAGTTCTTCACGCAGTCGGCCGTAAACTTCCTGGCCAGCTGCATCTTCTTTCTTAGCAGGCACGATGGGGGCCGCTACTCCACCTTTCCGCACGTGATGGCCTTTATCAACCAAGGCTATGACGAGATATTCGACCTGCTCTTTACAGAGCCGCAGCTTATGAGTTTGCTTTCCCCCTTCCGCACTGCCTATATAAACAAGGCATTTGACCAGCTGGAGGGGCAGATCGGTACGCTCAAGATTAACATAGGCCGCCTGGCCACCAAGGAAACATTCTGGGTGCTAAGCGGGGATGACTTTGAATTGAAGATCACGAACCCAGAGGCCCCGTCGGTGCTGGTGATCGCCAACGATCCCTCCACCCAGAGCATCAACAGCGCCTGCAACGCCCTTATCCTAAACCGGCTTACCAAGCTCATCAACTCCAAAGGCAATATCCCGTGCGGTTTGATTGTGGACGAGTCGCCCACCCTTTACGTACACAAGGTCGAAAACCTGATAGCCACAGCCCGGAGCAACAAGATAGCCGTGCTGCTGGGCCTTCAGGAGCTTCCACAGCTTCGCCAGCAGTATGGCAGGGAAGCGGCAGACACAATCTGCTCGGTGGCCGCAAACGTGCTCTCCGGCTCTGTCAGGAACAGGGAAACACTTGACTGGCTGGAGAAGATATTCGGCCGGGTGCGCCAGCAGAAGCAGGGACTGAGCATTGACCGCAACCACACCTCCATCAGCATCAATGAGGAGATGGGTTCGCTCATCCCGGCCTCCAAGATCGCCAACCTGCGTGCCGGTGAGCTGGTGGGGCAGGTGGCCTTTGACCATGCCGTCTACGATGGGCAGCACGTCAGCTCCACCTACAACTGTAAGATAGCCCTTGACCTGAAAAGTATTTTAAAAGAAGAGGAAGCATACGTGGATATGCCAATATTTTATAAATTTGGATCAGCCGCCTCCCGTTCCGCCAAGCTTGAAAACAACTTTATCAGGATTAACAGGGACATCGCGTCACTTGTAGCCCGTTTTCAAGCATGA
- the traN gene encoding conjugative transposon protein TraN, with protein sequence MKQLLTLFSLLLLSYAGFGQAEPVVLYVHKDISTHLVSPEPITYVDISTDDVAGDIPVANILRIKPKNGKPTLGVVTVVGERFMIQYKLVYAASPSKADSEVRIDPTNIDEYLNPAVSMSHEEMQRFALLAVQQRPEMRHVSATKQKVQLQLNNIYTVGDYFFVDVTMKNRTNIPYAIDQVRFKIEDRKVLKATNFQQLEVEPVFTLYDADNFKRKYRNVYVFKRFTFPDEKVFNMEVSEEQVSGRTISMKVNYRDVLNADTL encoded by the coding sequence ATGAAACAGCTACTAACGCTATTCTCCCTGCTGCTCCTCTCCTACGCTGGTTTCGGGCAGGCAGAGCCGGTGGTGCTCTACGTGCACAAGGACATTTCCACGCACCTGGTCAGCCCCGAGCCGATCACCTACGTGGACATCTCGACCGATGACGTCGCAGGCGATATTCCCGTTGCCAATATACTTCGCATCAAACCAAAGAACGGCAAGCCTACCCTGGGTGTGGTGACAGTGGTGGGCGAAAGGTTTATGATCCAGTACAAGCTCGTGTATGCCGCCTCGCCCTCCAAAGCCGATTCAGAGGTAAGGATCGACCCCACCAACATCGACGAGTACCTGAACCCGGCCGTCTCGATGAGCCACGAGGAAATGCAGCGCTTTGCCCTGCTTGCCGTCCAGCAGCGGCCCGAGATGCGCCACGTGTCAGCTACGAAGCAAAAGGTGCAGCTGCAGCTCAACAACATTTACACGGTGGGCGACTACTTCTTTGTGGACGTGACCATGAAGAACCGCACCAACATCCCCTACGCCATCGACCAGGTGCGCTTTAAGATTGAGGACAGGAAGGTGCTGAAGGCAACCAACTTTCAGCAGCTGGAGGTGGAGCCGGTGTTTACGCTCTACGATGCGGACAATTTCAAACGCAAGTACCGCAACGTGTACGTCTTCAAGCGCTTCACCTTCCCAGATGAGAAGGTCTTTAACATGGAGGTGTCGGAGGAGCAGGTCTCGGGCCGCACGATCTCGATGAAGGTGAACTACCGGGATGTGCTTAACGCTGACACGCTATAA
- a CDS encoding conjugative transposon protein TraM has translation MRKIDFKSGRYILPLIVLPFLFIFNYLYLDTFQPVSTDEQLAVMQADTTTLNTSLPDANLAKRPVMDKFNASQQEHKYRTDYSAIRGLEQTKAERAYGSAYTAEEQAMLDSINNQILSNKPSPGFMERVGERQDRERYTAAPARRPAVKRESDYEKEMRLFREQMAYVDSLGRAGSEPERKAATAPKPEPKEPEALAVRKTLNPNIAYFNTVGGSDDEQFIKAMLDEGLKVRDGGRIRVRLLDAIYVGETQIDKGSYLYGTVTGFSAQRVEVTVSSILVGDEILPVRMSIYDNDGMKGLYVPDSQFRNFTKELGSNASSGQSITFGDNPDNSAQMLYAMMDRMAQTATQAAGKSIRKNKARLKYNTVVYLIDNKAKK, from the coding sequence ATGAGAAAGATTGACTTCAAGAGCGGCCGCTACATCCTGCCGCTTATCGTACTGCCTTTCCTGTTCATCTTCAACTACCTGTACCTGGACACCTTCCAGCCGGTGAGCACAGACGAGCAACTGGCGGTTATGCAGGCCGACACCACGACGCTCAACACCTCCCTGCCGGACGCAAACCTTGCCAAGCGCCCGGTGATGGACAAGTTCAACGCCTCGCAGCAGGAGCACAAGTACCGCACCGACTACTCGGCCATTCGGGGATTGGAGCAGACCAAGGCGGAGCGCGCGTACGGCAGCGCCTACACCGCCGAGGAACAGGCCATGCTCGACAGCATCAACAACCAGATACTATCCAACAAGCCCTCTCCCGGCTTCATGGAGCGCGTGGGGGAGCGGCAGGATCGGGAACGCTACACCGCTGCGCCTGCACGCAGGCCTGCCGTGAAAAGAGAGTCGGATTATGAGAAGGAAATGCGCCTGTTCCGCGAGCAGATGGCCTATGTCGACAGCCTGGGCCGCGCCGGAAGTGAGCCGGAGCGAAAAGCCGCAACAGCCCCTAAACCAGAGCCAAAGGAGCCGGAGGCACTCGCCGTAAGAAAGACGCTAAATCCTAACATCGCCTACTTCAACACGGTCGGCGGCAGCGATGACGAGCAGTTTATCAAGGCAATGCTGGATGAGGGGCTAAAGGTGCGTGACGGGGGCAGGATTCGCGTCAGGCTGCTGGATGCTATCTATGTGGGGGAAACTCAGATCGACAAGGGCAGCTACCTCTACGGCACCGTGACGGGCTTCAGTGCCCAGCGCGTGGAGGTCACTGTGAGCTCCATACTGGTGGGCGATGAGATCCTGCCGGTGCGCATGAGTATCTACGACAATGACGGGATGAAAGGCCTGTACGTGCCCGACTCGCAGTTTCGGAACTTCACAAAGGAGCTGGGCAGCAACGCCTCCTCCGGCCAGTCCATCACCTTCGGCGACAACCCCGACAACTCCGCGCAGATGCTTTACGCGATGATGGACCGCATGGCCCAGACCGCCACGCAGGCCGCGGGCAAGTCTATCCGGAAGAATAAGGCCAGGCTCAAATACAACACAGTCGTGTACCTGATTGACAACAAAGCAAAAAAGTAA
- the traK gene encoding conjugative transposon protein TraK, whose protein sequence is MINNIEKKIKLALAVSVGSFITSVVLVAVVCFFAYSLVNEQRKNIYVLDHNVPVLVSQSAQGTNRMVEYKSHVNMFHLLFFTLPPDDEYIKANLSKAMYLVDDTGLAQYNNLKEKGYYNSILASSAVLTIKTDSVQVDENRHFRYYGRQRIERSTSIATRLLVTEGHLQDVPRTENNPHGLLIKNWKTVVNKDLDYVEKKSF, encoded by the coding sequence ATGATCAACAACATAGAAAAGAAGATTAAGCTCGCCTTAGCCGTGAGCGTGGGCAGCTTCATCACATCGGTGGTGTTGGTGGCCGTGGTGTGTTTTTTCGCCTACAGCCTGGTCAACGAGCAGCGCAAGAACATTTACGTGCTCGACCACAACGTGCCGGTGCTGGTGAGCCAGAGCGCGCAGGGCACTAACCGCATGGTGGAGTACAAATCGCACGTGAACATGTTTCACCTGCTTTTCTTCACGCTGCCCCCCGATGATGAGTACATAAAGGCCAACCTCTCCAAAGCCATGTACCTGGTGGACGATACGGGGCTTGCCCAGTACAACAACCTCAAGGAGAAAGGCTACTACAACTCCATACTGGCAAGCTCCGCTGTGCTGACAATCAAAACCGATAGCGTGCAGGTGGATGAGAACCGCCACTTCCGCTACTACGGCAGACAGCGCATTGAGCGCAGCACCTCCATCGCCACCAGGCTACTGGTGACCGAGGGCCACCTGCAGGACGTGCCGCGCACGGAGAACAACCCGCACGGGCTCCTCATCAAGAACTGGAAAACAGTCGTCAACAAAGACCTGGACTATGTGGAGAAGAAAAGCTTTTAA
- a CDS encoding plasmid transfer protein has translation MRELIDKSIFDLFDGLFLNIRDLADSFIADAQALAAIFMLLYFAMEAYKMMVGDEPLRYMALFRPFALALVIVFWGGFVDAVNFPLTVVNDSSRAMYEGQIDQVQDLHTQRVALVDSVAKKLSDSSAEFEQVQAETQESDWMETMGIDLEPMFNKMKGYYLMLMAKMHFTMMRVVEYIVILLFQVCTYIIFFLQIIFAGILVILGPFSFAMSVLPGFQDAYLTWIGRYISVGLYSAIGYIVMSISFVLIKYGLMREIEILKAVMDNEDMFIAYVSYPSGNISFYIVSLIVGGLAMLTIPAISTWIINTSGIGSALGSVAGGAGKAIRKMSR, from the coding sequence ATGAGGGAACTGATAGACAAATCGATTTTCGACCTGTTCGACGGGCTGTTCCTCAACATCCGCGACCTTGCCGACAGCTTCATTGCCGACGCCCAGGCGCTGGCCGCCATCTTCATGCTGCTCTACTTTGCCATGGAGGCTTACAAGATGATGGTGGGCGACGAGCCGCTGCGCTACATGGCCCTGTTCCGCCCTTTCGCGCTGGCACTTGTGATCGTGTTCTGGGGCGGTTTCGTGGACGCTGTGAACTTCCCTCTCACTGTGGTGAACGATTCCTCCAGAGCCATGTATGAGGGCCAGATAGACCAGGTGCAGGACCTGCACACGCAGCGGGTGGCACTGGTGGACAGCGTGGCCAAGAAGCTCTCCGACTCCAGCGCGGAGTTTGAGCAGGTGCAGGCCGAGACGCAGGAAAGCGACTGGATGGAAACGATGGGGATTGACCTGGAGCCGATGTTCAACAAGATGAAGGGTTATTACCTGATGCTCATGGCCAAGATGCATTTTACAATGATGCGCGTGGTGGAGTACATTGTTATCCTGCTATTTCAGGTCTGCACCTACATCATTTTTTTCCTGCAGATCATCTTTGCCGGGATATTGGTGATACTGGGCCCCTTCTCCTTTGCCATGAGCGTGCTGCCAGGCTTTCAGGACGCTTACCTGACGTGGATCGGCCGCTATATCTCGGTGGGGCTTTACTCGGCCATCGGCTATATCGTCATGTCCATTTCGTTTGTGCTCATCAAGTACGGGCTGATGCGGGAAATAGAGATTCTCAAGGCCGTGATGGATAATGAGGACATGTTTATCGCCTACGTCTCCTACCCTTCCGGAAACATAAGCTTCTACATCGTGAGCCTGATTGTGGGCGGGCTGGCCATGCTCACCATCCCGGCCATCTCCACCTGGATCATCAACACAAGCGGCATTGGCAGCGCCTTGGGCTCTGTGGCCGGGGGTGCCGGGAAGGCCATACGCAAAATGTCAAGGTAA